The following are from one region of the Thiocapsa rosea genome:
- a CDS encoding DUF58 domain-containing protein, which translates to MGTNLPGAPRAKDAKPPHAGTEGVLPALTELIALREQARRLDLAPRGRVLATRTGGHVARFRGRGMEFDESRVYQPGDDPRNMDWRVTARAGRAHVKLFREERERPVWLLVDQGPSMRFGTRIAFKSVVAARAAALLGWAAVDRGDRVGGLVFDETRHLERRPASRAAGLLPLLDRLASPAPAFSADAGLSGQAGGYTSLGDAAGHLVRLVRPGSLVAVISDFADILRAQTRWMTELAAGCEVILLPVHDSIEFQAPPSGRYPVTDGHRRGLLDLTRSGSREAYEDLFRSRMDALERLARRNRAHLLRLTADIPVGPALALGLGGRGRLPAAGGFA; encoded by the coding sequence ATGGGAACGAACCTTCCGGGTGCGCCGCGCGCGAAGGACGCGAAGCCGCCTCATGCGGGGACCGAGGGCGTCCTCCCCGCGCTGACCGAGCTGATCGCCCTGCGCGAGCAGGCGCGGCGTCTGGATCTCGCGCCGCGCGGTCGGGTCTTGGCGACGCGCACCGGCGGCCATGTGGCGCGCTTTCGCGGGCGCGGAATGGAGTTCGACGAATCGCGCGTCTATCAGCCCGGCGACGACCCGCGCAACATGGACTGGCGTGTCACGGCCCGGGCCGGTCGTGCGCACGTCAAACTCTTCCGGGAGGAGCGCGAGCGCCCGGTCTGGCTGCTGGTCGACCAGGGTCCGTCCATGCGCTTCGGCACCCGTATCGCCTTCAAATCCGTCGTCGCCGCGCGTGCGGCCGCGCTGCTCGGCTGGGCCGCCGTGGATCGCGGCGATCGGGTCGGCGGTCTGGTCTTCGACGAGACCAGGCATCTGGAGCGCCGCCCGGCCTCGCGTGCCGCGGGACTCCTGCCGCTCCTCGACCGTCTGGCGAGTCCGGCGCCCGCCTTCTCCGCCGACGCGGGGTTGTCCGGCCAGGCCGGCGGCTACACCTCGCTCGGGGACGCCGCGGGACACCTCGTCAGGCTGGTGCGCCCCGGCAGCCTGGTCGCGGTGATCAGCGATTTCGCCGACATCCTGCGCGCGCAAACACGCTGGATGACCGAGCTGGCCGCCGGCTGCGAGGTCATCCTCCTGCCGGTCCACGACAGCATCGAGTTCCAGGCGCCGCCGTCCGGACGCTACCCCGTGACCGACGGGCACCGGCGCGGCCTGCTGGATCTGACCCGCTCCGGAAGCCGCGAGGCGTACGAAGACCTGTTTCGCAGCCGAATGGATGCCTTGGAACGGCTCGCGCGGCGTAACCGCGCCCACCTGCTGCGACTGACCGCCGATATCCCGGTCGGTCCCGCACTGGCGCTCGGTCTCGGCGGGCGAGGGCGTTTGCCTGCCGCAGGGGGCTTCGCATGA
- a CDS encoding VWA domain-containing protein, which translates to MWPELQLLRPIWLLALVPALILLMLLWRRPAGALVWRRLVDAHLLPHLLVGADRAPRRLPLWLLGFGWLLATLALAGPAWERVAQPLYGTGAARVILLDLSPSMNAADLRPSRLARARFEVMDLLKASEEGQVALLAFGPEPFVVSPLTRDAATISVQVPQLTTDLIPVQGRRDTARALNAAGELLGRASAHRGDIILVTDGVGDMAAARFAVQALVTGGHRVSVLAVGTSDGAPVPLASDASRGFEPSSDGGVRIARLPESDLRELARLGNGRYVESQAGDADTRALMGLGSMDAELTEEPSLLSDQWREEGPWLLLALLPFAALAFRRGWLLSILACVMILPPSPGWALEWSDFWWRPDQQAARQFESGANAEAAERFRDPAWRAAASYRAGDYARALAALSDVPDPDVDYNRGNALARLGRLDEAIAAYERVLERDADHADARHNLELLEALRDQPPESSENGESGDGDGEGEGGEPADGSQGPSGKEPSGGGADPSDAPGSGDAQADATESPEDSEDSAGEGTEGSDAASEPASSDASAAEPGTDASSDQTSPNRTETGPASSGRSGPTGDPGNIGPDDIAETEDVALPEEAPAGSAQPSETTSDPMTEDAAPTDSTLSDARSPEALEREQAMEAQLRRVPDDPGGLLRQRFLLQHLRREGRLP; encoded by the coding sequence GTGTGGCCTGAGTTGCAGCTTCTGCGTCCCATATGGCTGCTCGCCCTCGTCCCGGCGCTGATCCTGCTCATGCTGCTGTGGCGACGGCCGGCCGGTGCGCTGGTGTGGCGCCGCCTGGTCGATGCCCATCTGCTGCCGCATCTCCTGGTGGGTGCGGATCGTGCACCGCGACGCCTGCCTCTGTGGCTGTTGGGTTTCGGTTGGCTCCTGGCGACGCTGGCCCTGGCCGGGCCGGCCTGGGAGCGTGTCGCACAGCCCCTCTATGGCACCGGTGCGGCGCGGGTCATCCTGCTCGACCTCTCCCCGAGCATGAACGCGGCCGATCTGAGGCCATCCCGTCTGGCGCGCGCCCGCTTCGAGGTCATGGATCTCCTGAAGGCATCGGAGGAAGGGCAGGTCGCCCTGCTCGCCTTCGGCCCGGAGCCCTTCGTGGTCTCGCCGCTGACACGGGATGCGGCGACCATCTCGGTCCAGGTGCCCCAACTCACGACCGACCTCATCCCGGTGCAGGGAAGGCGCGATACCGCTCGGGCCTTGAACGCGGCCGGGGAGCTGCTGGGACGTGCTTCCGCCCATCGCGGCGACATCATTCTGGTGACCGACGGGGTCGGCGATATGGCCGCGGCCCGGTTTGCCGTGCAGGCATTGGTGACAGGTGGGCATCGCGTCTCGGTGCTTGCGGTCGGCACCTCCGACGGTGCACCCGTGCCCCTGGCCTCGGATGCGAGCCGTGGTTTCGAGCCGAGCAGCGACGGCGGGGTTCGGATCGCGCGCCTGCCCGAGTCCGACCTGCGCGAGCTGGCTCGGCTCGGCAACGGCCGTTACGTCGAATCGCAGGCCGGCGACGCGGACACCCGCGCACTCATGGGCCTAGGCTCCATGGATGCGGAGTTGACCGAGGAGCCGTCGTTGCTGTCCGATCAATGGCGCGAGGAGGGGCCTTGGCTGTTGCTCGCGCTCTTGCCCTTCGCTGCATTGGCCTTCCGGCGCGGATGGCTCTTGTCGATCCTTGCCTGTGTCATGATCCTGCCGCCGTCCCCGGGCTGGGCCTTGGAGTGGTCCGACTTCTGGTGGCGACCCGATCAACAGGCCGCCCGTCAGTTCGAGTCCGGCGCGAACGCCGAGGCGGCCGAGCGGTTTCGGGATCCGGCGTGGCGTGCCGCCGCCAGCTATCGGGCCGGCGATTACGCGCGCGCACTCGCGGCCTTGTCCGACGTGCCGGATCCTGATGTGGACTACAACCGCGGCAATGCACTGGCTCGCCTCGGACGGCTCGACGAGGCCATCGCCGCCTACGAACGTGTGCTGGAACGCGATGCAGACCATGCGGATGCGCGTCACAACCTGGAGCTGCTCGAGGCACTGCGGGACCAGCCGCCGGAGTCGTCCGAGAACGGAGAATCGGGCGACGGCGATGGCGAAGGCGAGGGCGGCGAACCCGCGGACGGGTCGCAAGGCCCCTCGGGCAAAGAGCCCTCGGGCGGTGGTGCAGATCCGTCCGACGCGCCCGGAAGCGGCGACGCGCAAGCCGACGCGACCGAGAGCCCAGAGGACTCGGAGGACTCGGCGGGTGAAGGCACGGAAGGCTCGGATGCGGCGTCCGAGCCCGCGTCCTCGGATGCATCCGCAGCCGAGCCGGGGACCGACGCGTCGTCCGATCAGACCTCCCCGAACCGAACCGAAACCGGACCGGCATCGAGCGGAAGGTCCGGACCGACCGGCGATCCGGGGAATATCGGACCGGACGATATCGCCGAGACCGAGGATGTCGCGCTTCCGGAGGAGGCACCCGCCGGATCGGCGCAGCCCTCGGAAACAACCTCGGATCCGATGACCGAAGACGCCGCGCCGACGGACAGCACCTTGTCGGACGCGCGGAGCCCCGAGGCGCTGGAGCGCGAGCAGGCGATGGAGGCGCAGCTGCGTCGAGTCCCGGATGACCCCGGTGGCTTGCTGCGACAGCGGTTTCTCCTGCAGCATCTGCGCCGCGAGGGGCGCTTGCCCTGA
- a CDS encoding VWA domain-containing protein: protein MITLAWPLALLAMPLPLLATWLPRAPDEQGAALRFHLDSDLASQVARGTRGTGSLSPRMILALVAWVLLVLAAARPEWVGEPVRLPVSGRDLMIALDISGSMEVADYELNNRMVSRIALVKAVADRFIARREQDRLGLILFGSRAYLMTPLTFDRTTVGTMLSEAVVGLAGRETAVGDALALAVKHLRDQPEDNRVVILMTDGANNAGHIEPLAAAELAAQAGVRVYTIGIGGGIGGGMAQSRSPFGGVPARAGSDFDPVTLQRIAEMTGGRFFSAHAREQLEEIYAELDRLEPSERDERSLTPRRSLYMWPAAGALLLSFGLAAAPLLSAGVRRRVA from the coding sequence ATGATCACGCTGGCCTGGCCCCTAGCCCTCCTCGCCATGCCTCTCCCGCTCTTGGCGACCTGGCTCCCGCGCGCCCCCGACGAACAGGGCGCTGCCCTGCGCTTCCACCTGGATTCGGATCTCGCATCGCAGGTCGCGCGCGGCACCCGAGGGACCGGCTCGCTGAGTCCGCGCATGATCCTCGCCTTGGTCGCCTGGGTCCTGCTGGTGCTCGCCGCGGCGCGTCCGGAATGGGTCGGGGAACCGGTCAGACTCCCGGTCTCGGGCCGTGACCTCATGATTGCGCTGGACATCTCCGGGAGCATGGAGGTGGCCGACTACGAGCTGAACAACCGCATGGTCTCGCGTATCGCACTCGTGAAGGCGGTCGCGGATCGATTCATCGCGCGGCGCGAGCAGGATCGTCTCGGACTCATCCTCTTCGGCTCCCGGGCCTATCTGATGACGCCGCTCACCTTCGACCGCACCACGGTCGGGACCATGCTGAGCGAGGCGGTGGTTGGACTGGCCGGGCGCGAGACCGCGGTCGGCGATGCCCTTGCCTTGGCGGTGAAGCATCTGCGCGATCAGCCGGAGGACAATCGCGTCGTCATTCTCATGACCGACGGTGCGAACAACGCGGGGCATATCGAGCCGCTGGCGGCCGCGGAGCTGGCGGCTCAGGCGGGCGTGCGCGTCTATACCATCGGGATCGGCGGCGGAATCGGCGGCGGGATGGCGCAGTCGCGCTCGCCCTTCGGCGGCGTTCCGGCGCGGGCGGGCAGCGATTTCGATCCGGTCACGCTCCAGCGCATCGCCGAGATGACCGGCGGGCGCTTCTTCTCGGCCCATGCTCGCGAGCAGCTCGAAGAGATCTATGCCGAGCTCGATCGCCTCGAGCCGAGCGAGCGCGACGAGCGCTCGCTCACGCCGAGACGATCGCTCTACATGTGGCCGGCGGCCGGTGCGCTGCTCCTGAGCTTCGGGTTGGCCGCTGCGCCGCTGCTGTCCGCGGGGGTGCGCCGTCGTGTGGCCTGA
- a CDS encoding AAA family ATPase produces MKEPTTLDQITASKHDASTTASSTPGRAAAETSPDLLTSEFSALRQQVGETILGQRDLIDRLLIALLADGHLLVEGAPGLAKTTAVKELAAGLEGDFHRIQFTPDLLPADLTGTEVYRPQDGTFRFDRGPIFHNLLLADEVNRAPAKVQSALLEAMGERQVTVGRETYPLPRLFLVMATQNPIEQEGTYPLPEAQLDRFLMHVRVDYPDIQTERAILRLNREEARRDRAASPGVVLSQASVFAARHAILDIYMAPEVEDYLVHLVMATRKPEAYSPDLAGWLRFGASPRATIALDRCSRALAWLNGRTFVSPEDVQSLAPDVLRHRVLLSYEMEAEGRRPDDFIEALLARVPAP; encoded by the coding sequence ATGAAGGAACCGACGACCTTGGATCAGATCACCGCCTCGAAACACGACGCCTCAACGACGGCTTCGTCCACGCCCGGCCGCGCTGCTGCCGAGACCTCGCCTGACTTACTCACGAGCGAGTTTTCCGCACTGCGACAGCAGGTCGGCGAGACCATCCTGGGTCAGCGTGACCTGATCGATCGGCTGCTGATCGCCCTGCTCGCCGACGGCCATCTGTTGGTCGAGGGCGCCCCCGGGCTGGCCAAGACCACGGCCGTGAAGGAGCTTGCCGCCGGACTCGAAGGCGATTTCCATCGCATCCAGTTCACCCCGGATCTTTTACCGGCGGATCTGACCGGAACCGAGGTCTATCGCCCCCAAGACGGGACCTTCCGCTTCGATCGCGGCCCCATCTTTCACAATCTGCTGCTCGCCGACGAGGTGAACCGCGCGCCGGCGAAGGTGCAGTCCGCCCTGCTCGAGGCGATGGGCGAGCGCCAAGTCACCGTCGGCCGCGAGACCTACCCCTTGCCGCGGCTCTTTCTGGTGATGGCCACACAGAACCCCATCGAGCAGGAAGGCACCTATCCGCTGCCCGAGGCCCAGCTCGACCGCTTCCTGATGCACGTCCGGGTCGACTATCCGGATATCCAGACCGAGCGTGCCATCCTGCGGCTCAATCGCGAGGAGGCCCGGAGAGATCGGGCGGCTTCTCCGGGTGTCGTCCTGAGTCAAGCCAGCGTCTTTGCCGCACGGCACGCCATTCTCGATATCTACATGGCCCCCGAGGTCGAGGATTATCTGGTCCATCTGGTGATGGCGACCCGCAAGCCCGAGGCCTATTCCCCGGACCTGGCCGGTTGGCTTCGTTTCGGCGCGAGCCCGCGCGCGACCATCGCCCTGGACCGCTGCTCGCGCGCCCTGGCCTGGCTGAACGGGCGCACCTTCGTCTCGCCCGAGGATGTCCAGTCGCTCGCCCCGGATGTGCTGCGTCATCGCGTGCTTCTGTCCTACGAGATGGAGGCGGAAGGCCGCCGGCCGGACGACTTCATCGAGGCATTGCTCGCACGCGTCCCGGCGCCCTAG
- a CDS encoding DUF4381 domain-containing protein: MNGDPLAQLRDWHLPDPIQWWPPAPGWWISAAVLLAVLSWVAGVRWRRHRRRGAAARSALRELAELRTAVRADGDTRAYVAALSRLLRRFALARYPREQVAGLTGDAWLAFLDATGGGDGFRHGPGRALADLVYGALHAGDPPPNPDALAELAETWIRANRRHGAPSPRKASGTRVAPETENPPLATR; this comes from the coding sequence ATGAACGGCGATCCGCTGGCGCAACTGCGCGACTGGCATCTGCCGGATCCGATCCAATGGTGGCCGCCGGCCCCCGGTTGGTGGATCTCCGCCGCCGTGCTCCTGGCGGTTCTGTCTTGGGTTGCCGGTGTGCGCTGGCGTCGGCATCGGCGACGGGGTGCCGCCGCCCGTTCGGCCCTTCGCGAGCTCGCCGAGCTGCGGACCGCCGTCCGGGCCGACGGGGACACCCGCGCCTACGTCGCCGCACTCTCGCGTCTGCTGCGACGGTTCGCCCTGGCACGCTACCCGCGCGAGCAGGTCGCCGGACTCACCGGGGATGCCTGGCTGGCCTTCCTGGATGCGACCGGCGGCGGGGACGGCTTTCGTCACGGACCGGGTCGAGCACTCGCCGACCTGGTCTACGGCGCGCTCCACGCCGGTGATCCACCACCCAATCCGGATGCCCTGGCCGAGCTAGCCGAAACCTGGATCCGCGCCAACCGTCGCCATGGCGCCCCCTCGCCTCGAAAGGCCAGCGGAACCCGTGTTGCCCCAGAGACCGAAAATCCGCCCCTTGCAACAAGATGA
- a CDS encoding DUF2189 domain-containing protein, producing the protein MKTQTVHPSFSETAPTIHQVDITEPLDWIAAGFRTLAAARACSLVYGALFTLACWATLGLTWALPWFTIAFVTGLLLLGPFLAAGLYVAARQHEAGVPVSIRAGFELVWERRTNLSLFALLLGLIAAAWVRLSALLFAVQFNMFSPSIEGYVGILSGHFDPVVMAFFFGIGLLLAAVVFTISAVAVPMILDRDAGPITAMQTSYRAVRSNLSAMTLWAALIVAVSGIGILTFFVGMVVLFPLLGYATWHSYRRLVA; encoded by the coding sequence ATGAAAACGCAGACCGTTCATCCCTCCTTTTCGGAGACGGCTCCCACGATCCACCAGGTCGACATCACGGAGCCACTCGACTGGATCGCCGCCGGCTTTCGTACCTTGGCTGCTGCTCGTGCATGCAGCCTCGTCTACGGCGCGCTCTTTACCCTGGCCTGCTGGGCTACGCTGGGACTGACTTGGGCACTGCCCTGGTTTACGATCGCCTTCGTGACGGGCCTCTTGCTGCTGGGTCCATTCTTGGCGGCCGGGCTCTATGTCGCCGCCCGTCAACACGAGGCCGGCGTGCCGGTCAGCATCCGTGCCGGTTTCGAGCTCGTTTGGGAGCGACGCACCAATCTGAGTCTCTTCGCCCTGCTTCTCGGGCTGATCGCCGCAGCCTGGGTGCGCCTTTCCGCCCTGCTTTTCGCGGTCCAGTTCAATATGTTCTCACCGAGCATCGAGGGCTATGTCGGCATCCTATCCGGGCATTTCGACCCTGTCGTCATGGCCTTCTTTTTCGGGATCGGTCTTCTTCTCGCCGCCGTTGTCTTTACGATCAGCGCGGTCGCGGTGCCGATGATCCTCGACCGAGACGCCGGGCCCATCACGGCGATGCAGACCAGCTATCGCGCCGTGCGCTCGAACCTGTCCGCCATGACCTTGTGGGCGGCGCTCATCGTCGCCGTGAGCGGGATCGGGATCCTCACGTTTTTTGTCGGCATGGTCGTGCTGTTTCCGCTGTTGGGATACGCCACCTGGCACAGCTATCGGCGGCTGGTGGCATAG
- a CDS encoding BatD family protein: MIRLDRPSPPRARNTTGKRPRPPLLAVLLPMLYAATLLTVPLLTALTVVAPVLAQGTVSDGVRAEIDRERIAANETLILQLYGDGRLSGEPELQALEADFDILSRSQSERMSVLNGAVSHTREWRIELAPKRLGRLEIPTLVWGAARSAPLTVEVVEDAAAGDPAAGPKPIFVRTETDAPAPYVQQAFHYRVQVLYREREAPQRAVLSEPQVEGATIARDGEDRASVEMIDGMRYQVIERRFLVVPLQSGPLVIRGPRLEAVMPAPRPAGRSAADDFDALFGAGPFPGLSGMSAGGRRIVERAPDLEIQVRAQPPGSSSPWLPAESVEISDEWIPASPRFQVGEPVTRVLTVTARGATAAQLPPLMLDPPDGAQIYPGQTRAEDLPGVGAPVGLRSLEVAFVPTRPGPVTLPEVRVPWWDTGEDRERVAIVPARTLEVAAAPAGTAGGGSTGAFGSAGESAPQDTAAMPDRVDADAEPRQSGTLPSMLEDRLRRAIAGPIGLGLSALGLIGLGWLAALVWIKRGSRLREAPDRFETRAAPQALREARRRVEQTCLDNDARGARIALLDWGQVRWAGQAPAGLGALARRLDDAAAAETLAQLDRALYAGTGAGAGAGAAWDGVGAWQALAPCLSDDEAAVSDRSTALPELYPRRI; encoded by the coding sequence GTGATTCGACTCGACCGGCCATCTCCTCCCCGCGCGCGCAACACGACCGGCAAGCGGCCTCGGCCCCCGCTGCTCGCCGTCCTGCTCCCGATGCTCTATGCCGCCACGCTGTTGACGGTTCCGCTGTTGACCGCCCTGACGGTCGTCGCTCCGGTGCTTGCCCAAGGCACGGTCTCCGACGGCGTTCGCGCCGAGATCGATCGTGAGCGAATCGCCGCGAACGAGACCCTGATCCTGCAGCTTTACGGCGACGGTCGACTCTCCGGGGAGCCCGAGCTCCAGGCCCTGGAGGCGGATTTCGACATCCTGAGTCGGAGCCAGAGCGAGCGTATGAGCGTTCTGAACGGCGCCGTGTCGCACACGCGCGAATGGCGTATCGAGCTTGCCCCCAAGCGACTGGGTCGACTGGAGATCCCCACGCTGGTGTGGGGCGCTGCGCGCAGCGCGCCGCTCACGGTCGAGGTCGTCGAGGACGCCGCGGCCGGTGACCCCGCCGCCGGCCCGAAGCCCATCTTCGTGCGGACCGAAACGGACGCGCCGGCTCCCTACGTGCAGCAGGCATTCCACTATCGCGTTCAGGTGCTCTACCGCGAGCGCGAGGCGCCGCAGCGGGCGGTCCTCTCCGAGCCGCAGGTGGAGGGTGCGACGATCGCGCGCGACGGCGAGGATCGCGCATCGGTGGAGATGATCGACGGCATGCGGTATCAAGTCATCGAACGACGCTTTCTCGTGGTGCCGCTGCAAAGCGGCCCCCTCGTCATTCGCGGTCCGCGGCTCGAGGCGGTCATGCCGGCGCCGCGGCCGGCCGGACGCAGTGCGGCTGACGACTTCGACGCGCTGTTCGGCGCCGGACCCTTTCCCGGGCTGTCGGGAATGAGCGCCGGCGGACGGCGGATCGTGGAGCGTGCCCCCGACCTGGAGATCCAGGTCCGTGCGCAACCACCCGGATCGAGCTCGCCCTGGTTGCCGGCGGAGTCCGTCGAGATCTCCGACGAGTGGATCCCCGCGTCGCCGCGATTCCAGGTCGGTGAGCCGGTAACCCGTGTTCTGACGGTCACTGCGCGCGGCGCCACCGCGGCCCAGTTGCCGCCGCTCATGCTCGATCCGCCGGACGGCGCGCAGATCTACCCCGGTCAGACGCGCGCCGAGGACCTTCCCGGCGTGGGTGCGCCGGTCGGACTCAGGAGCCTTGAAGTGGCCTTCGTGCCGACCCGCCCCGGGCCTGTGACCCTTCCCGAGGTGCGTGTTCCCTGGTGGGATACGGGCGAGGATCGCGAGCGGGTGGCGATCGTACCCGCCCGGACGCTGGAGGTGGCCGCTGCGCCGGCGGGAACCGCGGGCGGCGGGTCGACCGGTGCCTTTGGGAGCGCGGGAGAGTCGGCGCCGCAGGACACGGCCGCCATGCCGGATCGCGTCGATGCGGACGCCGAGCCTCGACAATCGGGTACTCTGCCGTCCATGCTGGAAGACAGGCTGCGTCGGGCCATCGCCGGCCCGATCGGCCTCGGGCTTTCCGCGCTCGGCCTCATCGGTCTCGGTTGGCTCGCGGCACTCGTTTGGATCAAACGGGGATCGCGCCTTCGCGAGGCCCCGGATCGCTTCGAAACCCGCGCCGCGCCGCAGGCGCTGCGCGAAGCACGCAGGCGCGTCGAGCAGACCTGCCTGGACAACGACGCCCGCGGTGCGCGCATCGCCTTGCTGGACTGGGGGCAGGTCCGCTGGGCCGGGCAGGCTCCGGCGGGGCTCGGCGCTTTGGCCCGGCGGCTGGACGATGCTGCGGCGGCCGAGACCTTGGCGCAGCTCGACCGAGCCCTCTATGCGGGCACCGGTGCCGGCGCAGGGGCCGGGGCCGCATGGGACGGTGTCGGTGCTTGGCAGGCACTCGCGCCCTGTCTGTCCGATGACGAGGCAGCCGTGTCCGATCGTTCGACGGCCCTGCCGGAGTTGTATCCGCGCCGGATCTGA
- a CDS encoding HAD hydrolase-like protein — protein MAVHILFDFDGTLVDSLEVAFTAFRQVGPEFGCTHLSRERLERLRGMHALEVVHALGVPMYRLPQLATRMRRAMRADLMETAPIEGIGEVLETLLQRGHRLGILSSNARASVHAYVRRHRLPGLDAVIGGTGLFGKAGALRRQTRVQGIEPGRLVYVGDELRDLEAAREARVRFAAVAWGYTPLESLAAAGPDFQCRHPRDLLSIDVEMP, from the coding sequence ATGGCGGTTCACATCCTGTTCGATTTCGACGGCACCCTTGTCGACAGTCTCGAGGTGGCCTTCACCGCCTTCCGTCAGGTCGGCCCCGAGTTCGGGTGCACACACCTGAGTCGTGAGCGGCTGGAGCGGCTCAGGGGGATGCACGCGCTCGAAGTCGTGCATGCCTTGGGCGTGCCTATGTACCGGCTGCCGCAGCTCGCGACACGGATGCGCCGTGCCATGCGTGCCGATCTGATGGAGACGGCCCCGATCGAGGGTATCGGCGAGGTGCTGGAGACGCTGCTGCAGCGAGGCCATCGGTTGGGTATCCTGTCGTCGAATGCGCGGGCGAGCGTGCACGCGTATGTTCGACGTCACCGGCTGCCCGGTCTGGATGCCGTGATCGGCGGAACCGGCCTTTTCGGAAAGGCCGGAGCATTGCGCCGACAGACCCGCGTGCAGGGGATCGAGCCCGGGCGCTTGGTCTATGTGGGCGACGAGCTGCGTGATCTCGAGGCGGCCCGCGAGGCGCGGGTCCGCTTCGCCGCGGTGGCGTGGGGTTACACGCCATTGGAGAGCCTGGCCGCCGCAGGGCCTGATTTTCAGTGCCGCCATCCGCGGGATCTCCTCTCGATCGACGTGGAGATGCCCTAG
- the nhaR gene encoding transcriptional activator NhaR — protein sequence MPNLNMKHLRYFWAVATHGSIARASEVLHLTPQTISGQLRELEDQIGAKLFGKSGRNLALTESGQVVFSYADEIFRLTGELQDVVSGRPPASGITFRVGIAMVVPKLLAYRVLAPVLALPEPVRLVCHEAPLTDLLADLSVHKLDLVLADSPVNPALNIRAYNHVLGESGISFFAVPELAARHRDDFPRSLNGAPMLMPTGSSALYRALEHWLERHDVKPRVVAEFEDRALMKVFGEAGVGIFTTPTAVEQDILEKYGVALIARVDDIKERYYAISAERHIKHPAVSTITESARHDLFALRE from the coding sequence ATGCCGAACCTGAACATGAAGCACCTGCGCTACTTCTGGGCCGTAGCGACGCACGGTTCCATTGCCCGCGCCTCGGAGGTACTGCACCTCACGCCACAGACCATCAGCGGTCAGCTGCGCGAGCTCGAAGATCAAATCGGGGCCAAGCTGTTCGGTAAATCGGGACGCAATCTCGCCCTGACCGAAAGCGGACAGGTGGTCTTCTCCTATGCCGACGAGATCTTCAGGCTCACGGGCGAGCTGCAGGACGTAGTGTCGGGCCGCCCGCCGGCGTCCGGCATCACCTTCAGGGTCGGAATCGCCATGGTCGTGCCCAAGCTGCTCGCCTATCGCGTCTTGGCGCCCGTGCTGGCGCTCCCGGAGCCGGTGCGCCTGGTCTGTCACGAAGCACCCCTGACCGACCTCTTGGCCGACCTCTCGGTGCACAAGCTCGACCTGGTCCTCGCCGACAGCCCGGTGAATCCGGCGCTCAACATCCGCGCCTACAACCATGTCCTGGGCGAATCCGGGATCAGCTTTTTCGCGGTTCCGGAGCTCGCAGCGCGCCATCGCGACGACTTTCCGCGCTCGCTCAACGGTGCGCCGATGCTGATGCCGACGGGCTCGAGCGCACTCTATCGCGCACTCGAGCATTGGTTGGAGCGACACGACGTCAAGCCGCGCGTCGTCGCCGAGTTCGAGGATCGCGCACTCATGAAGGTCTTCGGCGAGGCCGGGGTCGGGATCTTCACGACGCCGACCGCGGTGGAGCAGGACATTCTCGAAAAGTACGGGGTCGCGCTGATCGCCCGGGTCGACGACATCAAGGAGCGCTATTACGCCATCTCCGCCGAGCGCCACATCAAGCACCCCGCGGTCTCGACGATCACGGAGTCGGCACGGCATGACCTCTTTGCGCTGCGGGAGTGA
- a CDS encoding CDGSH iron-sulfur domain-containing protein — protein sequence MSKKRQLDFAGKEIDVRFDGRLCIHVGECGHSEGDLFVAERQPWCMPDLVSKEEVREIVERCPSGALTYTDKAGAPESAPAENSLTVACNGPLYLTGDLEIEGAEDDMPGVRFRAALCRCGASKNKPFCDNSHVEAKFEDYGAVGKKGPGLTATGGKLNVEMRPDGPLVLTGNLSIHAGTGRLAWQGDKAFLCRCGASQNKPFCDGTHKKIGFKG from the coding sequence ATGAGCAAGAAACGGCAACTGGACTTTGCGGGGAAGGAGATCGACGTCCGGTTCGACGGGCGTCTCTGCATCCATGTCGGCGAATGCGGTCACTCCGAGGGAGACCTCTTCGTGGCCGAGCGTCAGCCCTGGTGCATGCCGGACCTGGTGTCGAAGGAGGAGGTCCGCGAGATCGTCGAGCGCTGTCCGAGCGGCGCCTTGACCTACACCGACAAGGCCGGTGCTCCCGAGTCCGCGCCTGCTGAGAACAGCCTGACCGTTGCCTGTAACGGCCCGCTCTATCTCACCGGCGATTTGGAGATCGAAGGTGCCGAAGACGACATGCCCGGCGTTCGTTTTCGCGCAGCGCTCTGTCGGTGCGGGGCGTCAAAGAACAAGCCCTTCTGCGACAACAGTCATGTCGAGGCCAAGTTCGAGGACTATGGTGCCGTGGGCAAGAAGGGGCCGGGGCTCACCGCGACGGGCGGAAAGCTCAACGTCGAGATGCGGCCCGATGGGCCGTTGGTCCTGACCGGAAATCTGAGCATCCACGCCGGCACCGGCCGGCTCGCCTGGCAGGGTGACAAGGCGTTTCTGTGTCGCTGCGGGGCCTCGCAGAACAAACCGTTCTGCGACGGGACGCATAAGAAGATCGGTTTCAAGGGCTGA